A genomic window from Silene latifolia isolate original U9 population chromosome Y, ASM4854445v1, whole genome shotgun sequence includes:
- the LOC141631079 gene encoding protein FAR-RED IMPAIRED RESPONSE 1-like → MKNGLLLIDRFHEGHNHELISLKDREFQKLSRNITEYQKMIIVSNSRLKIGATKTYRICKEQVNEFENIGASLNDFKNFHMDVKYFIHERDGQLFVDHFKEMTETRIGFYFDYDLDDDGSLRRAIWADGTARDNYKIFGDVVSFDPTYSTNNYSMVFTPFTGVDHHKRSVTFCGALIEREDYESFNWVFSRFLQAMGDNAPSVLYVAYNEQNASKFGVSRSDYTDFMCKINDIIWDDELEAAEFDAIWEQVIEDHGVGANDWFADTLM, encoded by the exons ATTGACCGGTTCCAtgagggtcacaatcacgagCTTATCTCACTAAAGGACAGAGAGTTCCAGAAATTGTCGCGCAACATAACAGAATATCAGAAGATGATAATCGTTTCGAACTCAAGG ctgaagataggagcaacAAAGACATACAGAATCTGCAAAGAACAGGTGAATGAATTCGAGAACATTGGAGCAagcttaaatgattttaagaacttccatatGGATGTTAAATATTTCATTCACGAACGTGATGGTCAGTTGTTCGTAGACCATTTTAAGGAAATGACTGAAACAAGAATAGGTTTCTACTTTGACTACGATCTTGACGATGATGGCAGCCTACGTAGGGCTATATGGGCGGACGGTACTGCCCGAGATAATTACAAGATTTTTGGTGATGTGGTGTCATTCGACCCAACTTACTCCACCAATAATTATTCTATGGTATTCACACCATTCACTGGCGTGGATCACCATAAACGATCAGTGACGTTCTGTGGGGCTCTAATTGAAAGGGAAGATTATGAGTCATTTAATTGGGTTTTTAGCCGGTTTTTACAAGCAATGGGGG ACAACGCGCCGTCGGTTctgtatgtggcatataatgaacaaaatgCCAGTAAGTTTGGTGTCTCTAGGAGTGATTATACTGACTTCATGTGTAAAATTAatgacattatatgggacgatgaGCTTGAAGCAGCAGAATTCGATGCTATCTGGGAGCAAGTAATTGAAGATCATGGTGTTGGCGCAAATGATTGGTTTGCGGATAcgttgatgtga